A stretch of Faecalibacterium duncaniae DNA encodes these proteins:
- a CDS encoding glycoside-pentoside-hexuronide (GPH):cation symporter yields MELTLKQKAAFGIGAVGKDMVYALSASYVMYYYQDVLGLSASFVGVVLMAARFFDAFNDPFMGVLVAKTRTRWGRFRPWIFSGTLLNALVLYALFAAPVLDEAALMVYFSVVYILWGVTYTMMDIPYWSMIPAVTRTPKDRENLSMVGRTCAGVGSALIAMFTMLLVGALGGDSERAGFRWVALIVAAIFAVTELVCCISMKETTPSEMKTATVKEMFSALFRNDQAMVVVGSIVLINSALYLTSNFIIYFFKYDLGGAGWKATYTLFSTVGGAAQILGMMVLYPLLRKKFSSTQVFYLSLLLALCGYGMLLVFCLTGLSHSLAMLCIPGVVVFACNGMLSVLTTLFLSNSVDYGQLKTGRREESVIFSMQTFVVKAASGVAVFLTGIGLDLIGLVGNTEETGPVAVQSAGTLLGLRLMMTVLPMLVLAGALVLFRRKFVLTDARAAEISAQLHGEETHHD; encoded by the coding sequence ATGGAATTGACCCTGAAACAGAAAGCCGCGTTCGGCATTGGTGCCGTGGGCAAGGATATGGTATATGCCCTGTCGGCTTCTTACGTCATGTATTATTATCAGGATGTGCTGGGGCTTTCGGCCAGCTTTGTGGGCGTCGTGCTCATGGCTGCCCGGTTCTTTGATGCCTTCAACGACCCCTTTATGGGAGTTCTGGTGGCAAAGACCCGCACCCGCTGGGGGCGTTTCCGTCCGTGGATCTTTTCCGGCACGCTGCTCAATGCGCTGGTGCTCTACGCCCTGTTTGCCGCCCCGGTGCTGGATGAAGCGGCGTTGATGGTCTATTTCAGCGTGGTGTACATCCTGTGGGGCGTCACCTATACCATGATGGATATCCCCTACTGGTCCATGATCCCGGCCGTGACCCGCACCCCAAAAGACCGGGAGAACCTCTCCATGGTGGGGCGCACCTGTGCAGGCGTTGGCTCTGCCCTCATCGCTATGTTCACCATGCTGCTGGTGGGAGCCCTTGGCGGCGACAGCGAGCGCGCTGGCTTCCGCTGGGTGGCATTGATCGTAGCGGCAATTTTTGCAGTGACAGAGCTGGTGTGCTGCATTTCCATGAAAGAAACCACCCCCAGTGAGATGAAGACCGCCACCGTAAAGGAGATGTTCTCCGCCCTGTTCCGCAACGATCAGGCTATGGTAGTGGTAGGCAGCATCGTGCTGATCAACTCGGCGCTGTACCTTACCTCCAACTTCATCATCTATTTCTTCAAATACGACCTTGGCGGTGCAGGCTGGAAAGCCACCTACACCCTGTTTTCCACCGTGGGCGGTGCGGCGCAGATTCTTGGCATGATGGTGCTTTACCCCTTGCTGCGCAAAAAGTTCAGCAGTACGCAGGTATTTTACCTGAGCCTTTTGCTGGCGCTGTGCGGCTACGGCATGCTACTGGTGTTCTGCCTGACCGGCCTTTCCCATAGCCTTGCCATGTTGTGCATTCCGGGCGTGGTGGTGTTCGCCTGCAACGGTATGCTGAGCGTGCTGACCACCCTGTTCCTTTCTAACAGCGTGGATTACGGTCAGCTCAAGACCGGGCGCCGGGAGGAGAGCGTTATCTTTTCCATGCAGACCTTTGTGGTCAAGGCTGCCTCCGGTGTGGCGGTATTCCTGACCGGCATCGGGCTGGACCTCATCGGTCTTGTGGGCAACACGGAGGAGACCGGCCCGGTGGCAGTACAAAGCGCCGGAACCCTGCTGGGTCTGCGCCTGATGATGACCGTTCTGCCCATGCTGGTACTGGCTGGTGCGCTGGTGCTGTTCCGCCGCAAGTTTGTTCTGACCGATGCCCGCGCTGCCGAGATCAGCGCACAGCTCCACGGGGAGGAAACGCACCATGACTGA
- a CDS encoding sugar fermentation stimulation protein, translated as MKYREIADGIFLDRPNRFIAHVNVNGVVETVHVKNTGRCRELLLPGAAVRLEVSDNPKRKTKYDLVAVHKQELGWVNMDSQAPNKVVGEWLSKQEFDLVRPEFGTALAEAKAAGVRVLFLLCYVGRDSLEIVEQRET; from the coding sequence ATTTTTCTTGACCGCCCCAACCGTTTTATTGCCCATGTAAACGTGAACGGTGTGGTGGAAACCGTCCATGTCAAAAACACCGGACGGTGCAGGGAACTGCTGCTGCCCGGTGCGGCGGTGCGTCTGGAAGTGTCGGACAACCCGAAGCGCAAGACAAAATACGACCTTGTGGCGGTACACAAGCAGGAACTTGGCTGGGTCAACATGGACAGTCAGGCACCCAACAAGGTGGTAGGAGAATGGCTTTCAAAGCAGGAGTTTGACCTTGTCAGGCCGGAGTTTGGCACAGCGCTGGCCGAAGCGAAAGCCGCAGGCGTGAGGGTGCTGTTTCTGCTTTGCTATGTCGGGCGGGACAGTCTGGAAATCGTGGAGCAGCGGGAAACATGA
- a CDS encoding glycoside hydrolase family 36 protein — translation MTEMLHWYAETSGGVQTGNCTVTENGGALHLTADLPAGTLKAVRAEMPWTMEADERLFMNGYQTWTYSPELDRNGKLRGTDHIPGFLRKKYAFDRYGDYHFAPYGHQKGQSHGFSYCYFRKGTQFRLVASLDEKPGYTILRYDSGKALLTLERDCAGVEHPGGSFPLLDLFFAEGGETEVFDGWFQAMGIKPRTEKKLAGYSSWYNRYQDITEDTIREDLTGCRSLLCPGDLFQIDDGWEPEVGDWLETDAQKFPHGLKGMVEEIHATGFQAGLWLAPFVCEKDSALFRQHPDWLLKVNGAPWCCGCNWSSFYALDLDNPAVLDYLRRVFDRVLNDWGFDLVKLDFLYGAAPFGNARESRAARMYRAMELLRTWCGQKQILGCGVPVMPAFGLVDYCRVSCDVGLDWDDVWYMRLFHRERVSTKQAINNTLFRRQLNGRAYGSDPDVFFLREENCKLTAEQKRTLATVNALLGNVFLTSDMPSHYTDAQRAEYRRLRTLFEHATQVQAEAENDRLYIRYLLDGTPQKLCFDLF, via the coding sequence ATGACTGAAATGCTGCACTGGTACGCAGAAACTTCCGGCGGCGTACAGACAGGCAACTGCACGGTCACGGAGAATGGCGGTGCGCTGCATCTGACGGCAGACCTGCCCGCCGGGACGCTGAAGGCGGTGCGTGCCGAGATGCCGTGGACGATGGAAGCAGACGAGCGTCTGTTCATGAACGGCTACCAGACATGGACCTACAGCCCGGAGCTGGACCGGAACGGCAAGCTGCGCGGCACCGACCACATCCCCGGCTTTCTGCGCAAAAAATATGCCTTTGACCGCTACGGCGATTATCATTTTGCGCCTTATGGGCATCAAAAGGGGCAGAGCCACGGCTTTTCCTACTGCTATTTCCGCAAGGGCACACAGTTCCGGCTGGTGGCATCGCTGGACGAGAAGCCGGGCTACACCATCCTCCGCTACGACAGCGGCAAAGCCCTGCTGACGCTGGAGCGTGACTGCGCCGGGGTGGAGCATCCCGGCGGCAGTTTCCCACTCCTTGACCTGTTTTTTGCCGAGGGCGGCGAGACCGAGGTGTTCGACGGCTGGTTTCAGGCTATGGGCATCAAGCCCCGGACTGAAAAGAAGCTGGCAGGCTATTCCAGTTGGTACAACCGCTATCAGGACATCACCGAGGATACCATCCGGGAGGATCTGACCGGCTGCCGCAGCCTGCTTTGCCCGGGAGACCTGTTCCAGATCGACGATGGCTGGGAGCCGGAGGTGGGCGACTGGCTGGAAACAGATGCACAGAAATTCCCCCACGGGCTGAAAGGCATGGTGGAGGAAATTCATGCCACTGGCTTTCAGGCCGGGCTATGGCTTGCACCTTTTGTGTGCGAAAAGGACTCTGCCCTTTTCCGGCAGCACCCGGACTGGCTGCTGAAGGTGAACGGTGCACCGTGGTGCTGCGGCTGCAACTGGAGCAGCTTTTATGCGCTGGATCTCGACAACCCGGCCGTGCTGGACTATCTGCGCCGGGTGTTCGACCGGGTGCTGAACGACTGGGGCTTTGACCTTGTCAAGCTGGATTTTCTGTACGGTGCTGCCCCCTTTGGCAACGCCCGCGAGAGCCGGGCAGCCCGGATGTACCGTGCTATGGAGCTTTTGCGCACATGGTGCGGGCAAAAGCAGATTCTCGGCTGCGGCGTACCGGTGATGCCGGCTTTCGGGCTGGTGGATTACTGCCGTGTCAGCTGTGACGTAGGGCTGGACTGGGACGATGTGTGGTATATGCGCTTGTTCCACCGGGAGCGGGTGTCCACAAAGCAGGCCATCAACAACACGCTATTCCGGCGGCAGCTCAATGGCCGTGCCTATGGCAGCGACCCGGATGTGTTCTTCCTCCGGGAGGAAAACTGCAAGTTGACGGCAGAGCAAAAACGCACCCTTGCCACAGTCAATGCCCTACTGGGCAATGTGTTCCTTACCTCGGATATGCCGTCTCACTACACGGATGCGCAGCGGGCAGAGTACCGCCGTCTGCGCACCCTCTTTGAGCACGCCACGCAGGTGCAGGCAGAAGCGGAAAACGACCGTCTCTATATCCGGTATCTGCTGGACGGAACTCCACAAAAATTATGTTTCGACCTGTTCTGA
- a CDS encoding ADP-ribosylglycohydrolase family protein: MPFLMIRNDITKVTADAIVAFLESTGFEDALRNAVSLGGDSDTLACITGGIAEAFYGMPQELRAETLKRLPEDLRAAYELFRQNLERRM, translated from the coding sequence ATGCCTTTTTTGATGATCCGCAACGACATCACCAAGGTAACAGCGGATGCCATCGTCGCCTTTTTGGAAAGCACCGGCTTTGAAGATGCGCTCCGCAATGCGGTCTCTCTGGGCGGCGACAGCGACACCCTTGCCTGCATCACCGGCGGCATTGCCGAAGCCTTTTACGGGATGCCACAGGAACTGCGGGCAGAGACCTTGAAGCGTCTGCCGGAGGATCTGCGGGCGGCGTATGAGCTGTTCCGGCAGAACCTTGAGCGCAGGATGTGA